The stretch of DNA TGGGCATCTTGATAACCTAAACCTAGCGCCAAGAGTCCCGTGGCATAATATTTTTCTTTGAAAATCAAGATCGCACCAAAGCCCGCTCCACCGGCAAGCGTGAATCTATTGATATCAGTGATATCGGCAAGCGAGCCAAAAGTAGGCGCGGCACTCGCCGGGATGAGGGATTGATTGCCATTCGTGATTTTTGATTGGCTGGCGTGACCGAAGACACTCCAGCCCAAAGCATTTTTACGTTGATGTCCCGCCTGATCAAAGGCCACGGCAAAAGAGAACTCTTCGTCGTCTAAATTCCAGAAAAAATTCATCCCATAATTTTGAGTTTTTAGGTGGGGATACAGAATTTTTTTATCAGTATTTACATAGGCTGGATCAAGCTCGGCCGAGTTATCTAAATAGTAGCCATGATAGGACTGGTAAAAGAACTCATAGGTTCTTTTACCATAAAGTCTGAATTGAAAGTCGGTTCCATCACTGCTGCCTTTGGTGGATTCATCTTCGTGGCTTTGCGCTTGGGTCGTGGAAGCGGTGGCAGAAAGATTGCGATAGCCTAAATTCAAAAATACTTTTGAATTTGCATTGGGTTCAAATTTCGCTTTGGTTTTGTTTGGGCTATCGAATTCGACACTGTATCTGGGGACTGAAAATCCCGTTTTGACTTTTAATTGATCAGATTTTTGCGGCTCCCAAAATGGAGTTTCTTGAGATTGGTATTCTTCGGCTAAGATTTCTTGAGTGCTTTTAGTTTCTTCCGCAAAAGTCGTGGCTGAAACAGCTAAAAGAATCAGGAAAAGAAATCTTTTTAATAAGGACATTACTTTAATACCTTGATTTCTTGATTCACGCGAAGTTCGTTTGAAACCTTTGGTAAATCCGCGGGCAGATCAATCAAAACTCCGCGCGGAATTTCTTGGCGTAAGCCTGTTTTATGCAGCCACGCTAGGAATTCCCTTTCGGGACTGCGGCAGACCATCTGGCGGTCTTTGCCTTTTTCCTCTAAGCGATCACCGACCACGCGAGCCGCCAGGATTTTTGGGGCCGGTGTTTTTCGCATCAATACATAGCTCATAGTCAGCGTGCGATTTTTCATCGGCAGTTGCTCTTCCATTTTCAAAAACCAAGAAGGGGCGGCAAAGTGAACGCGATCATGACACCAATCGTGTTTTGATTGGGAATAAAGTGGGCAAGCTAATTGATGAGTGCAGGGCGCCCAGGCTTGATAGCCCTTATCAATGAGTTTTTGTCTTAAATCTAACAACTTCCGCCCATCTTGCTGGGTGGAAGGTTCCACCAACATCAAGGCCTCGCAATTGTAAGCCCAATCAGGGATGTCGGAAAGTTCGGTCAAAGAGTAACTGAATAATGCCAAAGTTTTCTTGGGATCTTTGAGGTTTTGTTTGCCCCAGGTTTTTTGCCACTCTTCAGCCTTAAACTGTGTGAAATATTTTTCGATCAGTTTTTGCGGTTCTTGGGAACGTTCGACCAAGTGAAACTTGAAATGATGCTTTTCTGAAAGCGTCAGGGATGCGGTGGCGAGTCCTGCGCCAAAATCAATCACATGTTCGATACCTTCAAAAAATCCACGAGCATCGGCTTCATGCACCAACCGATTTAAGCGCGTGGCATTTAAAGGAAGGAAATAGGCCAGGTAAGCGATCTGCGCCCAAGATTCATGCCACGGCGTTTGTCCGTCGGGCTTTTGGATAAAGTAATCTGAAAGAGCCAAGACACATTTCGCCAAGGCTTTAGAGTCTTCCAATGTCAGATCAAAGCTTTTTAAAGCTTCGCGAATTGAGGATTCAAAAGACGGGGGAAAGCTCCAAGATGTGTGCATGCTTTTATAGTGCTCTTAAAGCTTTCAGCAAGTCACTGACTTTGATTTCAGACATGACTTCCGGCCCGACGTCATCGGGGTCATGCCCTTCGGGCATAAAGATTTGGACTTTATCTCCTCGGGCCGCCCAACGACGCGGATGCTGGACGCGCACCGGAGAATAAATTCCTAATACCGGCGTACCTAAAGAGGCGGCGATATGCGCAACCCCCGTGGAAGGAACCACGAGGGCTTTTGCGTGCTTTAAGATCAACATGAGCTCTTTGGTGTTAAGCTTATTCTGTAAAATCAAAACACGCGTGTTGTGTTTAAATTTTTCTTTGATTTCTTTAAGCCAAGGTTCATCTGCCGGCGTGCCAGTGACAACCACTTGGGTCTTTTCAGCCACTTCGGCGATCAATTGCAGGTAATTGGGAATCGGCCAGTTTAAAGCCGACCCCGCCATTCCAGGATGAACCACGATATATTCTTGCGGCGACAATTGATGCTTTTCTAAAAGTCCTGGGGAGCTAGGTGCGATCAATTTTAAAATTGGCGTCGCTTCGGTTACCGGGGTTGCATCAAAAGCATGACCTAAAAGATCTTTATTGTAATCGGCTTCATGCTTATTCGCGATGCTGCGACGTTGGCGTAAGCCTTTATTCAAAAACAAAAAGCTGTGCCATTGGGATTTTACACCCGCACGAACCGCTACGCCTTCGGCCCACAGAGCATAATTCACCCACCACGGAGCTTGAAAGCTGACCGCGATGTCGGGCTTAAATTCCCGAATGAATTGTCTTAAAGCTTTTAAGGACGTCTTCCAATCTTCTTTAGAAATTTCGATGAAAGAGCGTCTAGGATCGGCATTTTCAGGGATAAAAGAAAGTCCTTTAGCGATCACCCATTGAACTTCACAATCGGCTAGAAAGCGGACCTGATCGACACACAAAGTGCAGATCAGGTCTCCGATTTTATCTAGGCGAATCAGCAGAACTTTTTTTGCCACTATTGATATTCTTCAATCGATGGGCAAGAGCAAACAAGGTTACGGTCACCGTACGCATTGTCGACCCGGCCTACAGAAATCCAGAATTTATTTCCGCGCAGCCATTCTAGGGGATAAACCGCTTCTTCACGTGAATACGGATGATTCCACTCTGGTTTCATTAACATCTGTGCGGTGTGCGGAGCATTTTTCAATGCGTTGTTTTCTTTATCCATTTTGCCGGACTCTACCGCGGCGATCTCTTTACGAATCGCCACCATTGAATCGATGAAACGATCTAATTCTTTTTTAGATTCAGATTCAGTCGGTTCGATCATCAATGTACCCGCAACCGGGAAGCTCATGGTTGGTGCGTGGAATCCGAAATCCATCAAACGTTTCGCGATATCTGTCACATCAATCCCCGAAGTCTTCTTCACTTCGCGAGTATCAACGATACATTCATGCGCCACCAGACCGTTTTTACCTTTGTAAAGAATCGGGTAGTGCGGTTCTAATTTTTTAGCGATGTAGTTGGCGTTCAGCATGCTCACCAAAGTTGCTTTACGTAAGCCTGCCGCCCCCATCATCGTGATGTAGGCCCAAGAAATTGGTAAAATACTAGCGCTGCCCCAAGGAGCCGACGTTGTCGCTGTGATACCCTCTTTGGGTCCCGCTTCAGGAACCAAAGAATGCGTTGGCAAGAACGGCGCTAAATGCGCCCCCACGCCAATCGGTCCCACACCTGGTCCGCCCCCACCGTGAGGGATTGAGAAGGTCTTATGCAAGTTCAGGTGAGAAACGTCAGGACCAAATGTTCCGGGACGGCACATACCCACAAGGGCATTCATGTTCGCGCCATCCATGTAAACTTGTCCGCCGTTATCATGAACGATTTTGCAGATATCAACGATACCTTCTTCAAACACACCGTGAGTTGAAGGGTAAGTGATCATCAACGCCGCCAAATTATCGCGATGCTGTTCCGCTTTCACTTTTAAGTCGGCAACGTCCACGTTCCCTTGATCATCACACGCGACAACCACGACCTGCATGCCGACAAGGGCGGCTGAGGCTGGATTTGTTCCGTGTGCTGATGAAGGAATCAAGCAGATATTTCTGTGACCTTGGCCACGAGATTTGTGATATTTGCGGATCACTAGCAATCCTGCATATTCCCCTTGGGAACCCGCATTGGGTTGTAAGCTTACGGCCGCAAAGCCAGTGATATCGGCTAATTTCTTTTCAAGATCGTGAATCATTTCAATCAAGCCCGAAGCTTGTTTTACCGGAGCAAACGGGTGAAGTTTGCCGATCTCAGGCCATGACACGGGCACAAGCTCTGTCGTCGCATTTAGTTTCATCGTGCAAGATCCCAGTGGAATCATTGAATGCGTCAACGTCAGATCTTTATTTTGCAAGTGATGGATATAGCGAAGCATTTCAGTTTCGCTGCGATGAGAGTTAAACACTTGATGAGTCATGTAAGTCGACGTGCGTTCCAACGCCGTTGGGACTTTCACGTCTGCCATGGCGTCATCAATGGACTGAGCCGTAAAGGCCGCAGGCTTACCACCGTTAAAGGCGGCCCAAATTTGTTCAATGTCTTCTAAAGATGTTGTTTCATTCAATGAAATGCCCAAAGTCGAATCATCCACTTTGCGGAAATTGATTCCTAAGTTTTCAGCTTGGGTCATAATGGCCGTAAGCTTGTCGGTTTTCACGGTCACCGTATCAAAGAAAGAAGCTTTCACTGTAGGCGTGCCAAGTTTTGCCAAACCTTCAGCTAAGATTCCGGTCAAGCGTTGTACGCGCAAAGCAATTTTTTTTAGGCCTTGAGGTCCATGATAAACCGCATACATCGAAGCCATATTTGCTAGCAATACTTGCGCGGTACAAATATTGGAAGTCGCTTTTTCACGACGGATGTGTTGTTCGCGCGTTTGCAAAGCCAAGCGCAATGCCGACTTCCCTTGAGAATCCACACTCACACCCACTAAGCGGCCTGGCATCAAACGCTTGTAAGCATCTTTCGTTGCCA from Bdellovibrio bacteriovorus encodes:
- a CDS encoding DUF4421 family protein; amino-acid sequence: MSLLKRFLFLILLAVSATTFAEETKSTQEILAEEYQSQETPFWEPQKSDQLKVKTGFSVPRYSVEFDSPNKTKAKFEPNANSKVFLNLGYRNLSATASTTQAQSHEDESTKGSSDGTDFQFRLYGKRTYEFFYQSYHGYYLDNSAELDPAYVNTDKKILYPHLKTQNYGMNFFWNLDDEEFSFAVAFDQAGHQRKNALGWSVFGHASQSKITNGNQSLIPASAAPTFGSLADITDINRFTLAGGAGFGAILIFKEKYYATGLLALGLGYQDAQFKSTDGGQENKKDLGTYSTLRMGAGYNGQKHVVGLQVLAERVGSNVGDGEIGGTLAELSLAYSYRFDSVSLPPLDVISSWLD
- a CDS encoding small ribosomal subunit Rsm22 family protein; this translates as MHTSWSFPPSFESSIREALKSFDLTLEDSKALAKCVLALSDYFIQKPDGQTPWHESWAQIAYLAYFLPLNATRLNRLVHEADARGFFEGIEHVIDFGAGLATASLTLSEKHHFKFHLVERSQEPQKLIEKYFTQFKAEEWQKTWGKQNLKDPKKTLALFSYSLTELSDIPDWAYNCEALMLVEPSTQQDGRKLLDLRQKLIDKGYQAWAPCTHQLACPLYSQSKHDWCHDRVHFAAPSWFLKMEEQLPMKNRTLTMSYVLMRKTPAPKILAARVVGDRLEEKGKDRQMVCRSPEREFLAWLHKTGLRQEIPRGVLIDLPADLPKVSNELRVNQEIKVLK
- a CDS encoding glycosyltransferase family 9 protein, with protein sequence MAKKVLLIRLDKIGDLICTLCVDQVRFLADCEVQWVIAKGLSFIPENADPRRSFIEISKEDWKTSLKALRQFIREFKPDIAVSFQAPWWVNYALWAEGVAVRAGVKSQWHSFLFLNKGLRQRRSIANKHEADYNKDLLGHAFDATPVTEATPILKLIAPSSPGLLEKHQLSPQEYIVVHPGMAGSALNWPIPNYLQLIAEVAEKTQVVVTGTPADEPWLKEIKEKFKHNTRVLILQNKLNTKELMLILKHAKALVVPSTGVAHIAASLGTPVLGIYSPVRVQHPRRWAARGDKVQIFMPEGHDPDDVGPEVMSEIKVSDLLKALRAL
- the gcvP gene encoding aminomethyl-transferring glycine dehydrogenase, producing the protein MKIADLSAKNEFIPRHIGPTDSDIHEMLKTLGFNSLDQMADKVIPAQIRTQHAFEDVGSGISEYDLLNKLKSMVSKNKVFKSYIGMGYHDTITPTVIQRNIFENPVWYTAYTPYQPEISQGRLEALLNFQTMISDLNGMEIANASLLDEGTAAAEAMFMAHSLCKNKANAFVVSPNMHPHVIEVMGTRAEPLGFEMIIMDPAKYDFSKPVFGVFFQYPDTRGAVEDYSAIAKKYKEHGALVTASTDLLAMTLLTPPGEWGADMVVGNSQRFGVPLGFGGPHAGYLATKDAYKRLMPGRLVGVSVDSQGKSALRLALQTREQHIRREKATSNICTAQVLLANMASMYAVYHGPQGLKKIALRVQRLTGILAEGLAKLGTPTVKASFFDTVTVKTDKLTAIMTQAENLGINFRKVDDSTLGISLNETTSLEDIEQIWAAFNGGKPAAFTAQSIDDAMADVKVPTALERTSTYMTHQVFNSHRSETEMLRYIHHLQNKDLTLTHSMIPLGSCTMKLNATTELVPVSWPEIGKLHPFAPVKQASGLIEMIHDLEKKLADITGFAAVSLQPNAGSQGEYAGLLVIRKYHKSRGQGHRNICLIPSSAHGTNPASAALVGMQVVVVACDDQGNVDVADLKVKAEQHRDNLAALMITYPSTHGVFEEGIVDICKIVHDNGGQVYMDGANMNALVGMCRPGTFGPDVSHLNLHKTFSIPHGGGGPGVGPIGVGAHLAPFLPTHSLVPEAGPKEGITATTSAPWGSASILPISWAYITMMGAAGLRKATLVSMLNANYIAKKLEPHYPILYKGKNGLVAHECIVDTREVKKTSGIDVTDIAKRLMDFGFHAPTMSFPVAGTLMIEPTESESKKELDRFIDSMVAIRKEIAAVESGKMDKENNALKNAPHTAQMLMKPEWNHPYSREEAVYPLEWLRGNKFWISVGRVDNAYGDRNLVCSCPSIEEYQ